In Pyrus communis chromosome 8, drPyrComm1.1, whole genome shotgun sequence, one genomic interval encodes:
- the LOC137741455 gene encoding premnaspirodiene oxygenase-like — MEIHFPSFQLVVTFLLFLIMILKIGKRAKINLPPGPWKLPFIGNLHQLVGSIPHHGLRDLAKKYGPLMHLKLGEVSTIVVSSAEFAKEVMKTHDVIFASRPHILANSILTYGDTNIGFAPYGDYWRQLRKICTLELLSMKRVQSFRSLREEEVLNLINLIRLRAETPINITEQIYSFTYGFTSRAAFGIKSKDQDKFIDIVKQAMKVAGGFDVADIFPSVSLLHLISGMRPKLERLHKEADRIMENIIKEHKKDMATSESHDVEAREDLIDVLLKFHEEESGLEFSLTADNVKAIILETFGAGGETAATTVNWAISEMIKNPRIMQKAQAEVREVFNTKGQVDETGIKEMIFLNLVIKETLRLHPPFPLLLPRECRESCKIGGYEIPVKTKVVINAWAIGRDPDYWTNPDSFYPERFLDSSIDLKGKNFEFIPFGAGRRMCPGMSFGLASVEFPLASLLYHFDWKLSNGMKHGEDLDMTEAFGVSVRRKQDLHLIPIPYHPPPTGK, encoded by the exons ATGGAGATTCATTTCCCTTCCTTCCAACTTGTGGTTACCTTCTTGCTCTTTCTGATCATGATTCTGAAAATAGGGAAGAGAGCCAAAATAAATTTACCCCCCGGGCCATGGAAGCTACCATTTATAGGAAACTTACACCAGCTCGTCGGCTCTATACCCCATCACGGACTGAGAGACTTGGCCAAGAAATACGGACCGCTTATGCACCTGAAGCTCGGAGAAGTGTCCACCATAGTTGTCTCATCAGCAGAGTTTGCTAAAGAGGTAATGAAAACCCATGATGTTATCTTTGCATCAAGGCCGCACATTCTTGCTAATAGTATTCTCACTTACGGTGATACAAACATTGGCTTTGCACCATACGGTGATTATTGGAGACAACTACGGAAAATTTGCACACTTGAGCTTTTAAGCATGAAACGTGTTCAATCTTTTCGATCTCTTAGGGAAGAAGAGGTACTCAATCTCATTAATTTGATTCGATTAAGAGCAGAAACGCCTATCAATATTACTGAGCAAATTTACTCATTCACATATGGATTCACATCACGAGCTGCCTTTGGTATAAAATCAAAAGATCAGGACAAATTCATAGATATTGTGAAGCAAGCAATGAAGGTGGCAGGAGGCTTTGATGTTGCAGATATTTTTCCATCTGTCAGTTTGCTGCATCTGATAAGTGGGATGAGGCCTAAACTTGAGAGGCTACATAAAGAAGCTGATAGGATAATGGAAAACATCATCAAAGAACATAAAAAAGATATGGCAACATCCGAAAGTCATGACGTTGAAGCAAGGGAAGACCTGATAGATGTTCTTTTAAAATTTCACGAGGAGGAGAGTGGCCTTGAATTTTCCCTAACAGCTGACAACGTCAAAGCAATAATCTTG GAAACTTTTGGTGCCGGGGGAGAGACAGCAGCTACAACTGTAAATTGGGCAATAtcagaaatgataaaaaatccAAGAATAATGCAGAAGGCACAGGCTGAGGTGAGGGAAGTATTCAACACAAAAGGGCAGGTAGATGAAACAGGAATTAAAGAGATGATATTTTTGAACTTAGTGATCAAGGAGACACTGAGGTTGCACCCTCCTTTTCCTCTGTTACTTCCAAGGGAATGCCGAGAGAGTTGTAAGATTGGTGGATATGAAATACCCGTCAAGACTAAAGTAGTTATCAATGCATGGGCAATTGGAAGAGATCCCGACTATTGGACGAATCCCGACAGCTTTTATCCAGAGAGGTTCCTTGACAGCTCCATTGACTTGAAGGgaaaaaactttgagtttattCCATTTGGTGCCGGAAGGAGAATGTGTCCGGGCATGTCATTTGGTCTTGCCAGTGTAGAGTTCCCACTTGCGTCGTTGTTGTACCACTTTGATTGGAAACTCTCCAATGGAATGAAGCATGGTGAAGACCTGGACATGACTGAGGCCTTCGGCGTTTCGGTCCGAAGGAAACAAGACCTGCACTTGATTCCCATTCCTTATCATCCTCCGCCTACTGGAAAATAG